Part of the Polyangiaceae bacterium genome, CCAGGATCGCCCCGATGCTCCGGCGGTTGTACGCGGAGTCGTCCACGACCAAGACGGAGGTGGGAGCTATGGTCGGCAGGCTCATCTCAGGCGTCTTTCACCAGACCGTCCAGTCGTCCGGTGACCAGAGGCTTCCTGTACACCAGATCGTCCTTCAGGTGACACAGCTCGAACGCGGTGGAGACGTTCCAGAGCGATTCCGAGTGTCCCAGGAGCAGGTAGCCACCTGGGAGCAGGCGCTCGTACAGGTTCTCGATGACCTTGGCGCGGGCGCGCGCGTCGAAGTAGATGAGGACGTTGCGGCACAAGACCAGGTCCACGCGGCCGACGATGGAAGCCCGGGAAACGTCGAGCAGGTTGACCTGCCCGAAGTGGCACAGACGCTTGACGTTCTCGGAGATGTGGCTGCCGTCCGGCCGCTCGTCGAAGTAGGTGCGGCGAAGCTGAGGCGGCGTAGAGCGGAACGCATTCGGACGGTACACACCGCGGCGCGCCGCTGCGACGCTCTTCTTCGAGATGTCGCTGCCGATGATGTGGACGTCCCAGCCCTCGAAGAGCCGGGACTCGAGCACGCACATCGCGACGGTGTACGCCTCTTCCCCGGTGGCGCAGCCCGCGCTCCAGATCGTCAGCCGGCGCGAGCGCACGTTGTGCCGCGCGAGCTCGGGCAACAGCTCGTGCTGAAGTGCCCTGAGCTGGTACTCCTGGCGAAAGAAGTAGGTCTCCTTGGTGGTCAAAAGGTCGACCACTTCGTCGAGCTCGGCGCTGCCGCCGCTGCTGAGCCGCAGGTACTGGTAGTAGTCGTTGAAGCCCTCGAGCGACAGCGCCGCGACGCGCTCGGACAGGCGACGCTCGAACGCGTACAGCGCGTCGTCATGGTACTCGAGACCCGCGTGGGCGTTGATCAGGTCGCGCAAGAGCCGGAACACCTCCG contains:
- a CDS encoding protein-glutamate O-methyltransferase CheR — encoded protein: MTPASRRPRLTPEVFRLLRDLINAHAGLEYHDDALYAFERRLSERVAALSLEGFNDYYQYLRLSSGGSAELDEVVDLLTTKETYFFRQEYQLRALQHELLPELARHNVRSRRLTIWSAGCATGEEAYTVAMCVLESRLFEGWDVHIIGSDISKKSVAAARRGVYRPNAFRSTPPQLRRTYFDERPDGSHISENVKRLCHFGQVNLLDVSRASIVGRVDLVLCRNVLIYFDARARAKVIENLYERLLPGGYLLLGHSESLWNVSTAFELCHLKDDLVYRKPLVTGRLDGLVKDA